One region of Flavobacterium sp. GSB-24 genomic DNA includes:
- a CDS encoding SusC/RagA family TonB-linked outer membrane protein, which translates to MNAQNSGTINLNFKSKPLPAVLKSIKNQSGYVFVAGDVDLNKYYVTVQLKNATIEQALEAVMGGQGLDYKIVNKTVVITKAPDKNTRIETNSKVIPTLTGQVLRPDGSAFQGATAAIKDTYTGVVTDENGFFVLNDVPATAKIVISFMGFTDKEIAVAGRSDLPITRLEEKVSALDEVKVLAYGITTSNRYATGSSVKITSKDIEKQPVGNVMQALQGRVAGLVINQTSGLHGADINVEIRGQNSMDAGGVNTNTLKNVPLYIVDGIAYPGAAINQQSSSKDANGNYSYLSGPNGNGSPLSAINPKDIESIEILKDANATAIYGSRGANGVVLITTKKGKVGKPTISLDFNSGISIVNTKMEALNLSDYLALRRQAFANDNKTPNTSNAPDLTLWSQTEGQDFKKLLIGDPAKTYSTNLSVSGGNNGFTFMLSGNYGRTGSVFDDNRSSKNYGYHFSSSYTSPDEKFVATISLMTGVSDSNLAGANYYRNVYSLPPNFPLYNPDGSLYWWSKGIPNIANPLSNLNNSYENKINSSNSSLNLRYNINSNLNVSVNGGFNRSQSTQSSQSPSTAGNPSNPYFSPSATFSESVNQNIVVEPQINYSKTLGKTSVSALVGATYQQTTNEQPFYVIASGFPSDLYLSNLSMATNYTIRNGNNSYKYASVFASVNYMYKERYVINGNFRRDGSSKFGSNNLYSNFGSVGAAWIYTNEEFLADRPQWFSFGKLRSSYGVVGSDNVENYSFLSTYVNNSSSIYYSGIKGVIPARLANPDYQWELSKKLEIAADFGFFKDRLLVNFAYYNNRTGNQLLDFPLPSQTGFNTYVANLNATVENSGVEIVVSSTNIETNKFKWSTSANISFVKNILVSFPGLDSSPYAYNYVVGRPTSALNLLHYTGNDANGRPTFEDVNKDGIITPAIKTDTGVGDQIYKGKSTPDFYGGLANTLKYENFQLDFSFTFTVGAKSLGILSELNTPPGNLANTPKAVIEAMRDLGLEKLYTTNAFSTDYNLLRSSDALLQSNSYARLTNVALSYNFPEELAKRMKMSGIRAYAQGQNLFLISLSGKTYSGVDPETGVTAVPPLIALVAGLQFSF; encoded by the coding sequence TTGAATGCGCAAAATTCTGGCACAATTAATCTGAATTTCAAAAGCAAACCCTTACCTGCAGTACTAAAATCGATAAAAAACCAGTCCGGCTATGTTTTTGTCGCCGGCGATGTCGATTTAAATAAATACTATGTTACAGTGCAGCTGAAAAATGCTACAATCGAGCAGGCCTTAGAGGCCGTTATGGGAGGACAGGGACTTGACTATAAGATAGTGAATAAGACCGTGGTTATCACAAAAGCGCCCGATAAAAATACCAGAATCGAAACTAATTCTAAAGTGATCCCAACTTTGACCGGGCAGGTTTTAAGGCCGGATGGTTCTGCATTCCAGGGTGCAACAGCCGCAATTAAAGATACTTATACGGGAGTTGTGACAGACGAAAATGGTTTTTTTGTTCTAAATGATGTGCCCGCAACAGCTAAAATTGTGATTTCATTTATGGGGTTTACCGATAAGGAGATTGCTGTGGCTGGCAGGTCGGATCTTCCCATTACACGATTAGAGGAAAAAGTAAGCGCACTGGATGAGGTTAAAGTACTGGCTTATGGGATTACCACCAGTAATCGTTACGCTACAGGATCTTCTGTAAAAATTACCAGTAAAGATATTGAAAAGCAGCCTGTGGGGAATGTGATGCAGGCACTACAGGGAAGAGTGGCAGGTTTGGTAATTAATCAGACCAGCGGATTACATGGAGCTGACATCAATGTGGAGATTCGAGGACAAAATTCTATGGATGCAGGTGGTGTTAATACCAATACGCTCAAGAATGTACCTTTGTATATTGTAGACGGGATTGCTTATCCGGGTGCTGCTATCAACCAGCAATCTTCCAGTAAAGATGCCAATGGAAATTATTCTTATCTGTCGGGTCCAAATGGAAATGGAAGTCCATTATCGGCAATCAATCCAAAGGACATTGAAAGTATTGAGATATTGAAAGATGCTAATGCCACTGCAATTTATGGTTCAAGAGGAGCTAATGGTGTTGTTTTAATTACAACTAAGAAAGGTAAAGTTGGAAAACCAACTATTTCGCTAGATTTCAATAGCGGAATCTCTATTGTAAATACCAAAATGGAAGCGCTTAATTTAAGTGATTACCTAGCGCTGCGAAGACAGGCATTTGCCAATGACAATAAAACGCCCAATACAAGTAACGCTCCTGATTTAACCCTGTGGAGCCAGACCGAAGGACAAGATTTCAAAAAACTATTAATTGGAGATCCGGCTAAGACCTATTCTACCAATCTTTCAGTATCGGGAGGAAACAATGGATTCACCTTTATGTTATCTGGAAATTACGGTCGAACAGGTTCTGTCTTTGATGACAACCGCTCCTCAAAGAACTATGGATATCATTTTAGCTCCAGTTATACAAGTCCAGATGAGAAGTTTGTTGCCACGATCTCTTTAATGACCGGTGTTAGTGACAGTAATTTAGCGGGTGCTAATTATTATAGGAATGTATATTCATTACCGCCCAATTTTCCATTATATAATCCCGATGGATCTTTGTATTGGTGGTCAAAAGGCATACCTAATATTGCAAATCCGTTGTCTAATCTTAATAATTCATACGAGAATAAAATTAATTCAAGTAATAGCAGTCTGAATTTGAGATATAATATTAATTCAAATTTAAATGTATCGGTCAATGGAGGATTTAACAGGTCCCAATCTACTCAGAGCTCTCAAAGTCCAAGTACAGCTGGAAATCCAAGTAACCCTTATTTTTCACCAAGCGCTACTTTTTCAGAATCTGTTAATCAAAATATTGTTGTTGAGCCGCAAATTAATTATAGCAAAACACTGGGCAAAACTTCAGTTAGTGCATTAGTTGGAGCTACTTATCAGCAGACAACAAATGAACAGCCATTTTATGTTATCGCCTCGGGATTTCCTTCAGATTTATATTTGTCGAATCTTTCTATGGCTACAAATTATACTATTCGTAATGGAAATAATTCCTATAAGTACGCTTCTGTTTTTGCAAGTGTAAATTATATGTATAAAGAGCGTTATGTTATTAATGGAAATTTCAGACGTGATGGCTCGTCTAAGTTCGGATCCAATAATTTATACAGCAATTTTGGATCAGTGGGTGCAGCATGGATCTATACCAATGAAGAGTTCCTGGCTGACAGACCTCAGTGGTTTAGTTTTGGTAAACTTAGAAGTAGTTATGGGGTTGTGGGGAGTGACAATGTAGAGAATTACTCTTTCCTTTCTACCTATGTGAATAACTCATCGAGTATTTATTACTCTGGAATTAAAGGTGTAATTCCGGCAAGATTAGCAAATCCTGATTACCAATGGGAATTGTCAAAAAAGTTAGAAATAGCTGCAGATTTTGGTTTTTTCAAAGATCGTTTGCTTGTAAACTTTGCTTATTACAACAACAGGACGGGCAATCAGTTGTTAGATTTTCCTTTGCCGTCGCAGACGGGTTTCAACACTTATGTTGCCAACCTTAATGCCACAGTTGAAAATTCCGGAGTGGAAATAGTAGTAAGCAGTACTAATATAGAGACCAATAAATTCAAATGGTCTACTTCTGCCAACATTAGTTTTGTCAAAAATATACTGGTATCATTTCCCGGGCTGGATTCCTCCCCTTATGCGTATAATTACGTGGTGGGAAGACCAACGAGCGCTTTGAATCTTTTGCATTACACAGGAAATGATGCAAACGGCAGACCTACATTTGAAGATGTAAATAAAGACGGAATTATTACTCCTGCCATAAAAACGGATACGGGTGTTGGAGATCAAATTTATAAAGGAAAATCAACTCCTGATTTCTATGGCGGACTTGCCAATACTCTTAAGTATGAGAATTTTCAACTGGACTTCTCTTTTACATTTACTGTTGGAGCCAAGAGTTTAGGGATTCTATCGGAGCTTAATACACCTCCGGGAAATCTTGCAAATACTCCAAAAGCTGTTATAGAAGCTATGAGAGACCTGGGACTTGAGAAATTGTATACCACTAATGCATTTTCAACCGATTATAACCTCCTTAGGAGTTCGGATGCCTTGCTGCAAAGTAATTCTTATGCCAGATTAACCAATGTGGCACTGTCTTATAATTTCCCTGAAGAGTTAGCAAAACGCATGAAAATGTCCGGGATTCGTGCTTATGCACAAGGTCAAAATTTATTTTTAATAAGTCTTTCCGGAAAAACGTATTCAGGTGTGGATCCGGAAACTGGCGTGACAGCAGTTCCACCGCTGATAGCTCTTGTTGCAGGACTGCAATTTTCATTTTAA